A region of uncultured Acidilobus sp. JCHS DNA encodes the following proteins:
- a CDS encoding putative exosome subunit — protein MEARVFVHATEDKAKVLKALTNVVGDAQIVEEDLRGYFGNPIIVLTAACDEDKASEVFDRILEGLSPPDRKYLLSTLDERLAKDGVLHIRLDKQKALTNKFVLSDSDDVIKLTVRFSGGRSKAEDYLRSRISSQA, from the coding sequence TTGGAGGCAAGGGTTTTCGTCCACGCGACCGAGGATAAGGCCAAGGTCCTCAAGGCGCTGACTAACGTAGTCGGCGACGCGCAGATAGTCGAGGAGGACCTTAGGGGGTATTTCGGTAATCCCATAATAGTCCTGACAGCTGCCTGCGACGAAGACAAGGCCTCGGAGGTCTTTGATAGGATACTCGAGGGGCTCTCGCCGCCTGACAGGAAGTACTTGCTATCAACGCTTGACGAGAGGCTCGCTAAGGACGGCGTCCTTCACATTCGTCTCGACAAGCAGAAGGCGTTAACTAACAAGTTCGTCCTCAGCGACTCAGATGATGTGATAAAGCTCACCGTAAGGTTCTCAGGAGGTAGGAGTAAGGCCGAGGACTACCTCAGGTCAAGGATAAGCTCTCAGGCCTGA
- a CDS encoding Transcription factor Pcc1, whose product MKAEAKVSLCLGESTLHVLRALEAEASQPVQPAKGHVKVVAEGGCLSVYLTAEDVNGLRAILNSYLYLVHAAYSSLRKLEKGYLRP is encoded by the coding sequence ATGAAGGCTGAGGCAAAGGTGTCTCTATGCCTAGGAGAGTCGACGTTACACGTGCTCAGGGCCCTTGAAGCTGAGGCCTCTCAGCCAGTTCAGCCTGCCAAGGGTCACGTCAAGGTGGTCGCTGAGGGGGGCTGTCTATCAGTATATCTTACTGCAGAGGACGTTAATGGGTTGCGTGCGATCCTCAACTCCTATTTATACCTAGTCCACGCGGCCTACAGCAGCCTCAGGAAACTGGAGAAGGGCTATCTCAGGCCATAG
- a CDS encoding Ribosomal protein L15E encodes MAQGLYHYIAEAWKRPMEGEHGALMKQRLIEWRRQPAVVRVDKPLRLDRARALGYKAKQGIIVVRVRVRKGGQRKPRPRSGRRPKRMGVEGYTLAKSLQAVAEEKAQRKYRSLVVLGSYYVGEDGQYTWYEVIMVDPNAPTIRSDPQLGWVAESASAKGRPFRGLTSAGKRARGLLSSRGLRGTHIHKWKKKQKEREEKRRHEASRGARLIEPEER; translated from the coding sequence GTGGCGCAGGGGCTATACCACTACATTGCTGAAGCCTGGAAGAGGCCCATGGAAGGTGAGCATGGCGCCCTGATGAAGCAGAGGCTCATAGAGTGGAGAAGGCAGCCAGCCGTAGTTAGGGTCGACAAGCCGCTAAGGCTTGACAGGGCGAGGGCGCTGGGCTACAAGGCTAAGCAGGGCATTATAGTGGTCAGGGTCAGGGTCAGGAAGGGGGGCCAGAGGAAGCCTAGGCCCAGGTCCGGCAGAAGGCCTAAGAGGATGGGCGTCGAGGGCTACACCCTAGCTAAGAGCCTTCAGGCGGTGGCTGAGGAGAAGGCTCAGAGAAAGTACAGGAGCCTAGTCGTCCTTGGGAGCTACTACGTAGGTGAGGACGGCCAGTACACGTGGTATGAGGTAATAATGGTTGACCCGAACGCCCCTACCATAAGGAGCGACCCCCAGCTCGGGTGGGTCGCAGAGAGCGCTAGCGCTAAGGGCAGGCCTTTCCGTGGCCTTACCTCGGCAGGCAAGAGGGCCAGGGGCCTGCTGAGCTCTCGCGGCCTAAGGGGCACACACATACATAAGTGGAAGAAGAAGCAGAAAGAGAGGGAGGAGAAGAGGAGGCACGAGGCCAGCAGGGGCGCCAGGCTAATCGAGCCTGAGGAGAGGTAG
- a CDS encoding Ribosomal protein L37AE/L43A, whose product MVYSHTKVVGVAGRYGARYGSTLRKRMKAVLEKRYADHQCPFCGSVGTVKRVSTGIWKCVKCGHVWAGGAYVPRTELATYLPRYYSTGQ is encoded by the coding sequence ATGGTCTACAGCCACACTAAGGTGGTTGGAGTAGCAGGAAGGTATGGGGCCAGGTACGGCTCCACCCTCAGGAAGAGGATGAAGGCTGTTCTCGAGAAGAGGTACGCCGATCACCAGTGCCCCTTCTGCGGTAGCGTGGGCACCGTGAAGAGGGTGTCAACAGGTATATGGAAATGCGTTAAGTGCGGCCACGTATGGGCTGGCGGCGCTTACGTGCCTAGGACTGAGCTAGCGACCTACCTGCCGAGGTACTACTCAACGGGCCAGTGA
- a CDS encoding putative exosome subunit/U3 small nucleolar ribonucleoprotein (snoRNP) component, contains IMP4 domain: MFHDEEVPFRLLRLLRNRSERPLILLTSSHRPSRRTRSFIKDLEATIYGAVRLTRGHLSMDELGVIARRLSVERLVMLMERKGNPGIIVSFRPEERGLVEVTRLPIVGVTLRRELRSRVQVNGCRGVYGVSERTFKVVDDVAKAFALQVLSEPVGNYLEVREEEGVYLIVPRNEKGFSGPIIRVKP, translated from the coding sequence TTGTTTCATGACGAAGAGGTTCCCTTTAGGCTCCTAAGGTTATTGAGGAACAGGAGCGAGAGGCCGCTGATCCTGTTGACGAGCAGCCATAGGCCCAGCAGGAGAACGAGGTCTTTCATCAAGGACCTTGAGGCAACGATATATGGCGCTGTCAGGCTCACGCGAGGTCACCTTTCTATGGACGAGCTTGGCGTGATAGCGAGGAGGCTCAGCGTAGAGAGGCTCGTGATGCTTATGGAGAGGAAAGGCAACCCTGGCATAATAGTCAGCTTCAGGCCTGAGGAGAGAGGCCTTGTCGAGGTGACCAGGCTCCCCATAGTTGGCGTCACCCTGAGAAGGGAGCTTAGGTCAAGGGTTCAGGTAAACGGGTGTAGGGGAGTTTACGGCGTCTCTGAGAGGACCTTTAAAGTAGTCGACGATGTCGCTAAGGCCTTCGCGCTTCAGGTGCTAAGTGAGCCTGTTGGTAACTACCTAGAAGTAAGGGAAGAAGAGGGCGTTTACCTGATTGTGCCGCGAAACGAGAAGGGCTTCTCAGGCCCTATAATTAGGGTGAAGCCATGA
- a CDS encoding RNase PH-related exoribonuclease, which produces MSYTPYRLPVVSRVKSESLISMLKRGLRSDQRDLVSPRNITIEVGVIEKANGSALVKLGKTQVLVGIKIEPGKPFPDTPDEGVLQVNSELVPMASPVFEPGPPDENAIELARVIDRSLRDPKAIDLKSLVMRPGEKAWVLWVDVYVLDYDGNYFDASMLGVMAALMNTKLPEYEETESGELIVHRDKLTTPLKLNKRVVLVTTAKIGDYIVVDPNLDEELIADARLTLAFDEEGNIVGAQKSSIGGYTRSELSRAIEVSRKASQIYFKLLDQALQLGKQAG; this is translated from the coding sequence GTGAGCTATACGCCCTACAGGCTTCCAGTGGTTTCCAGGGTAAAGAGCGAGAGCCTTATCAGCATGCTGAAGAGGGGCCTGAGGTCAGATCAGCGGGACTTAGTGAGCCCGCGTAACATAACAATAGAGGTAGGCGTGATAGAAAAGGCTAACGGCTCAGCTCTGGTCAAGCTCGGGAAGACCCAAGTCCTGGTAGGCATTAAGATAGAGCCTGGCAAGCCTTTCCCTGACACACCTGACGAAGGCGTTCTTCAGGTCAACTCCGAGCTCGTACCGATGGCGTCGCCTGTCTTTGAGCCTGGCCCGCCTGACGAGAACGCTATAGAGCTGGCGAGGGTCATAGACAGGAGCCTAAGGGACCCTAAGGCAATAGACCTCAAGTCGCTCGTTATGAGGCCTGGCGAGAAGGCCTGGGTCCTATGGGTAGACGTATACGTCCTGGACTACGATGGTAACTACTTTGACGCTAGCATGTTAGGGGTCATGGCGGCGCTGATGAACACTAAGCTGCCCGAGTATGAGGAGACGGAGTCTGGCGAGCTGATAGTTCACAGAGACAAGCTCACAACACCGCTTAAGCTCAATAAGAGGGTAGTCTTAGTCACAACGGCCAAGATAGGGGACTATATAGTTGTTGACCCTAACCTTGACGAGGAGCTTATAGCAGACGCCAGGCTAACCCTCGCCTTTGACGAGGAGGGCAACATAGTTGGGGCACAGAAGAGCAGCATAGGAGGCTACACGAGGAGCGAGCTTTCAAGGGCCATAGAGGTCTCGAGAAAGGCCTCACAGATTTACTTTAAATTGCTGGACCAGGCCCTCCAGCTGGGCAAGCAGGCAGGCTAG